In Kitasatospora sp. NA04385, a single genomic region encodes these proteins:
- a CDS encoding molybdopterin-dependent oxidoreductase yields the protein MLRRGPFRPGAFRSPARGPRTAVVLGRWLGAALLLCFATGLISHLLQDPPPWLAARLPSRPVDGYRVTQGLHVAAGLAAIPLAGAKLWTVYPRLFEWPPVRSVLHLLERLSIALLVAAVLLELFTGLLNTLQWYPWPFPFRQTHYWTAWTAVGALLVHLAVKAPEIAAHWRRARSAPLPGRRAVLAATAAAVGAVTLTTAGQSVPWLRALDLFAPRRPGAGGEALPVNRTAAQAGTTAVPADWRLAVDGPAGYRIGLAELRALPQTTADLPIACVEGWSADARWTGVRVADLLRRAGIPAGSAVRITSLEAEGPYRVTEMPAAYADDPLTLLALALDGRPLTPDHGFPARIVAPNRPGVLQTKWVARIEVV from the coding sequence GTGCTGCGGCGCGGCCCGTTCCGTCCCGGCGCGTTCCGCTCCCCCGCGCGCGGGCCGCGCACCGCGGTGGTGCTCGGTCGGTGGCTGGGCGCGGCGCTGCTGCTGTGCTTCGCCACCGGTCTGATCAGCCACCTGCTCCAGGACCCGCCGCCGTGGCTGGCAGCGCGCTTGCCGTCCCGCCCGGTGGACGGCTACCGGGTCACCCAGGGCCTGCACGTGGCCGCCGGGCTGGCCGCGATCCCGCTGGCGGGCGCGAAGCTGTGGACGGTCTACCCGCGGCTGTTCGAGTGGCCGCCCGTGCGCAGCGTCCTGCACCTGCTGGAGCGGCTGTCGATCGCGCTGCTGGTCGCGGCGGTGCTGCTGGAGCTGTTCACCGGGCTGCTGAACACCCTGCAGTGGTACCCGTGGCCGTTCCCGTTCCGGCAGACCCACTACTGGACGGCGTGGACGGCCGTGGGCGCGCTGCTGGTCCACCTCGCCGTCAAGGCGCCGGAGATCGCCGCGCACTGGCGCCGGGCCCGCTCCGCCCCGCTGCCCGGGCGGCGGGCGGTGCTCGCGGCGACGGCCGCCGCCGTCGGGGCGGTCACCCTGACCACCGCGGGCCAGTCCGTGCCGTGGCTGCGCGCCCTCGACCTGTTCGCCCCGCGCCGCCCCGGCGCCGGGGGCGAGGCCCTGCCGGTGAACCGGACGGCCGCGCAGGCCGGGACGACCGCCGTCCCCGCCGACTGGCGGCTGGCCGTCGACGGCCCGGCCGGCTACCGGATCGGCCTCGCCGAGCTGCGCGCCCTGCCGCAGACCACCGCCGACCTGCCGATCGCCTGCGTCGAGGGCTGGAGCGCGGACGCCCGCTGGACGGGTGTCCGGGTGGCCGACCTGCTGCGCCGCGCCGGGATCCCGGCCGGGTCGGCGGTGCGGATCACCTCGCTGGAGGCCGAGGGCCCGTACCGGGTCACCGAGATGCCCGCCGCGTACGCCGACGATCCGCTCACCCTGCTCGCCCTCGCGCTCGACGGCCGCCCGCTGACGCCGGACCACGGCTTCCCCGCGCGCATCGTCGCGCCGAACCGGCCCGGGGTGCTGCAGACCAAGTGGGTCGCCCGGATCGAGGTGGTCTGA